The following proteins are encoded in a genomic region of Burkholderia cepacia:
- a CDS encoding LssY C-terminal domain-containing protein, with protein sequence MSDTIHAWIGAIGAHPLLVLAIVFVTACAEAIALIGTVVPAGAVMFAAGALIGAGALDGWTTIGVAAVGAVVGDGISYELGRHYRGMIRNVWARFGYANAYARGEEFVLRHGMKSIVLARFLAPVRAVVPVVVGCATLPRRSFYPVNVVSALVWAPVHVAPGILFGASAALAAAISVRVAAILLVVAALVALVWIGVRVALRRGWPLLRRALVEAVHACARRWPRFGARLHDAIAYVRGLPGAVPVLALLFVGCVWLFAGIVQDVVANDPLMHADIALYAFLQNLRTPPVDAAMSALAVLHGHDTGLIVAAAFLVWLMIHRCWLTAAWWLATVGVAVVLVPAFGALVPGATPASLPPGAPHVPLPDADAAFAILASSGLGWVITRDRPALWRIPVVTAVVLWIVLGGFARLYVGDTWLSGLLGGWSLGLAWFALLAGAYAYWRVREHVQPRGALVAVLVVLATAGVWTIPAQWQLDRAARPHVGDVVAMTVDQWLRGGWQRVPTRRTEIGGDREEYLPLQWSATSDTLDRHLAQAGWQRATPWSPATALRWLLPQAPADTLPVLPRYTHGESTRRVFVRVDPAHPDSRLVLRLWRYPYVLQDALGMRPLWYGALYREALHRPARLMTIVRTTTIDDAAAIAQALAVEPTIERPPAGMTAAPAEMLLVWMVRP encoded by the coding sequence ATGAGCGACACGATCCACGCGTGGATCGGCGCGATCGGCGCGCATCCGCTGCTCGTGCTGGCGATCGTGTTCGTGACGGCGTGCGCCGAGGCGATCGCGCTGATCGGCACGGTGGTGCCGGCCGGCGCGGTGATGTTCGCGGCCGGTGCGCTGATCGGCGCCGGCGCGCTCGACGGGTGGACGACGATCGGCGTCGCGGCCGTCGGCGCGGTGGTCGGCGACGGGATCAGCTACGAGCTCGGGCGGCACTATCGCGGGATGATCCGCAACGTGTGGGCGCGCTTTGGCTATGCGAACGCGTACGCGCGCGGCGAGGAGTTCGTGCTGCGTCACGGGATGAAGAGCATCGTGCTCGCCCGCTTCCTCGCACCGGTGCGTGCGGTCGTGCCGGTCGTCGTCGGCTGCGCGACGCTGCCGCGCCGGTCGTTCTATCCGGTCAACGTCGTGTCGGCGCTCGTGTGGGCGCCCGTACATGTCGCGCCGGGCATCCTGTTCGGCGCGTCGGCCGCGCTGGCCGCGGCGATCAGCGTGCGGGTTGCCGCGATCCTGCTGGTCGTGGCCGCCCTGGTCGCGCTCGTGTGGATCGGCGTACGCGTCGCGCTGCGGCGCGGCTGGCCGTTGCTGCGCCGCGCGCTCGTCGAAGCCGTGCACGCATGCGCGCGCCGCTGGCCGCGCTTCGGCGCGCGGCTGCACGACGCGATCGCTTATGTGCGCGGCCTGCCGGGCGCGGTGCCCGTGCTCGCGCTGCTGTTCGTCGGCTGCGTGTGGCTGTTCGCGGGGATCGTGCAGGACGTCGTCGCGAACGATCCGCTGATGCACGCGGACATCGCGCTGTATGCGTTCCTGCAGAACCTGCGCACCCCGCCCGTCGACGCCGCGATGAGTGCGCTTGCCGTGCTGCACGGGCACGATACGGGGCTGATCGTCGCGGCCGCGTTTCTGGTCTGGCTGATGATCCATCGCTGCTGGCTGACTGCCGCGTGGTGGCTCGCGACGGTCGGTGTCGCCGTCGTGCTCGTACCGGCGTTCGGCGCGCTCGTGCCGGGCGCGACACCCGCGAGCCTGCCGCCCGGCGCGCCGCACGTACCGCTGCCCGATGCGGATGCCGCGTTTGCGATCCTCGCGAGCAGCGGCCTCGGCTGGGTGATCACGCGCGACCGGCCCGCGCTGTGGCGCATTCCGGTCGTGACGGCGGTCGTGTTGTGGATCGTGCTCGGCGGTTTCGCGCGGCTGTACGTCGGCGATACCTGGCTGTCGGGGCTGCTCGGCGGATGGAGCCTCGGGCTGGCCTGGTTCGCGCTGCTCGCCGGCGCGTATGCGTACTGGCGCGTGCGCGAGCATGTGCAGCCGCGGGGTGCGCTCGTCGCGGTGCTCGTGGTGCTCGCGACGGCCGGCGTATGGACGATCCCTGCGCAATGGCAGCTCGATCGCGCGGCGCGCCCGCATGTCGGCGACGTGGTCGCGATGACCGTCGACCAGTGGTTGCGCGGCGGGTGGCAGCGCGTGCCGACGCGGCGCACCGAGATCGGCGGCGACCGCGAGGAATATCTGCCGCTGCAATGGAGTGCGACATCGGACACGCTCGACCGGCATCTCGCGCAGGCCGGCTGGCAGCGCGCGACGCCGTGGTCGCCGGCCACCGCGCTGCGCTGGCTGTTGCCGCAGGCGCCGGCCGATACGCTGCCCGTGCTGCCGCGCTACACGCACGGCGAAAGCACCCGCCGGGTGTTCGTGCGCGTCGATCCGGCCCACCCGGACAGTCGCCTCGTACTGCGGCTGTGGCGCTATCCGTACGTGCTGCAGGACGCGCTCGGCATGCGGCCGCTGTGGTACGGCGCGCTGTATCGCGAGGCGCTGCACCGGCCGGCGCGCCTGATGACGATCGTGCGCACGACGACGATCGACGACGCGGCAGCGATCGCGCAGGCGCTGGCGGTCGAGCCGACGATCGAGCGTCCGCCGGCGGGGATGACGGCCGCGCCGGCCGAGATGCTGCTCGTGTGGATGGTCAGGCCGTGA
- a CDS encoding DNA-binding protein — translation MTKLKGAVSHHDAEVAELGADRELAVAYLRVAMESLDDPDNRAAGLLALRTVAEAYGGLGAVAAEAGISRESLYRTLSPNGNPTLKTLLAVLKTVGLRLSVVPAQPAHA, via the coding sequence ATGACCAAACTCAAAGGCGCGGTATCGCACCACGACGCGGAAGTTGCCGAACTCGGCGCCGACCGCGAACTCGCAGTGGCCTATCTGCGCGTCGCGATGGAATCGCTCGACGATCCCGACAATCGTGCGGCCGGCCTGCTCGCGCTGCGCACGGTCGCGGAAGCCTACGGCGGGCTCGGCGCGGTCGCGGCCGAAGCCGGCATCAGCCGCGAATCGCTGTATCGCACGCTGTCCCCGAACGGCAACCCGACGCTGAAGACCCTGCTCGCGGTGCTCAAGACCGTCGGCCTGCGCCTGTCCGTCGTCCCCGCGCAGCCCGCGCACGCATGA